GAACATAAGCAAACATCAAAGCCCGCACAGCGATCCGGCGCTTGAGCGCAATGCGCGGAGCCATTTGCGGTCCGTGCCGCTTAGACGCGGCAAAATCCAAGTATTTTGGGCACTGAACGCCTATTTGAGGCGATTCAATATTTGTTTAGGAAGAACAATGGCTTTATGTATTTCAACAAAAGTTAGGGGCAATGTCTTCTAATGTAACAGAATATAGAAAGTGTTACCTGCCACACGGCTATGGTCCGCTTGTGAAGCCGGGCGGCTATTAACAAAAAAATTTCCCGTGGCAAGGGGCAAAATAAAAAAGCACGGAACAATCCGTGCTTACTGGATAAATAAAAACCCGGCAGGTAACACTTTCTATATAATGTTACCTGCCGGGTTTTTCTCAAAGGGAACGCCGCTTAATACGCCCCAATTATATATTTAAGGTCGTGATATTGTCAAGCCGATTAACAGTTTTTGCCAACGGTTTCTGCCATGAAAAAGCACTTGCCGCCGCCCTCGCCCCCACAAACATCCCTTGCCGCTTGCTATCGCAAGTTTTTGGGGGCCGCGCCCCTTTCCCCAAGCTTTTTTGCCAGCATGTAAAAAGGCCTGCCTATTCATAGCCGGCCTTTAAGACAAAGGCGCCGTATTCGCAAACGATTGCCATGCGCCGCCTAAAACTTGTAATTCAAAGAAAAATGCAGGCGCATCGCATCGGCTTTCACATCGTTGACCTTTTTTTGCAGCGGGATACCGACCGTCAGTGCCAAAGACCCGTTCCGGGCAAACTCGTATTGCAGGCCGCCGCCGATGGAGAAGAGGTTTTTGCTGGAAAGGGCGTTGGGGCCGGAAACCATGCCGAAGTCGCTGAAAAAGAGCGCGCTCAGTTTCGGCGTTTTCAAGGGCACCCTGGCTTCTATGTTGAGGCTCAGGCCGCTGTCGGCGCTGAGGACGTTCTCCTCGTAGCCGCGCACGCTGTAGAGCCCGCCAAGGTAAAACTGGTCGGCGGCGGGCAGGAACTTGTCGAAGGACCATTGGCCGTTCAGCCTGGCGCTGTAGATTACATTGGAGCGGGTTTGCCTTTGCCAGAAAACGTCGAGGGCAAACTTTTTTACCTTGCGGTTTTCCTGCCAAACGCGATTGTCGTAAGACCCGTAAACGATGGACGGCTTGAGATAAAAAACCTCCCCCGGTTTGTACCTTGTAACGGCCATGCCCAAGGACAGCCGCTTTTCCCGGCTGTCCGCGAAATTGACGCCCAAGACGCTGGTGCGGGACGACTGGCTTTGCGCGTCAAATATAAGTTCCTGCCGCAGCCTTGACCTGATGATCAGGGGATGGGTATAGGTCAGGCCGAAAGTCGAGGAACTGCCCCTGATGTTCAAACTGTTCACGTCGTCTTCCGTAATCTTGAGCTTGCTGCGGTTGTAATAGGCCGTTACCTTGCCGCCCCGCCGCGTAACGGGCAAAGTGTAATTTGCCATGCCGGTGTAAGAATCGGAAGAAAACAGAACGGCCATGCTCAAAGCGTCCCGCGACCCGGTCAGGCTGCTGTCCGAGAACCCCAGCCCTATCCGCGCCTCGCCAGTGCTTTTGTTGCCGGCGTTGTCGGCGAACACTATGCCCGCGACCTTTTCCGGCTCGCGCGCCGTCAGGAAGAAATCCGTCGTGCCCGGCTGTCGGCCGGCGCGCAGCTCAATATAAAGCTTGACGTCGTTAGTGCCGTTGAACCATTGCAACTGTTTGTCCAGTTCCTTAAAGTCCAGGATGACCCCTTTGGGTATCCGCACGCGCTTTAAGATATAAGACGCCTTGGTGGAACGCGCCCCGGCCAGTTCCACCTCGCCCACCACGCCTTCGAGCAGGATGATTTTCACCACGCCGTCCTTGATTTCCTGCTGCGGCAAAAGGGCCATGGCCGTCAGGTAGCCGCGCTCCCGGTAAAGGGCGTTGATTTCTTCGACAATGCCGTAAAGCCCCTGCGCGCCGATTTCCTTTTGCTCGTATTTTTGCGTTATGGCGGCCAGTTCTTCGGCGGTCAGCACCTTGGAAGCGGTAAACTCCACCTTGCGGAGAAATACGGACAGCTCCTGCCCTTGGGCCGCTTTGGCCGCCGCATCCCCCTTTTTTTGCTTTTCTTCCCGGTCTACCCGCCGCGACTCGCGCCGCAGCTCTTCCGCCGTCTGTTCGCGCTCCAAGGCCGGCAAGGAGCGGTCTATTTCGCTTATGGGGCGGCTGTAGGTATCGTCGCCGGGAACGGGGGCGGCGGCGGCCATGGCAAGCGGCAGGCAGCATAAGAATAAAGTCGCGGCGGCTTGCCCTTTCAAAGCATCTTCCTCTTTTCGTCCAGGATTTGCCAGTTTTGCCGCTCCGAAGCATCGTCAAAATACAAGACATTGGCGCCTTCCCGATTGCCCAGCCGCAGTTTGTACCCGCCCCGGTAAATGCCGTCCAGCGGCAGCACGTCAAGGCTGTCGTAAGACAGGCTCAGATAGCGCCCGTAATCATGGACCGAATCGGCCAGCCAGCCGCCGGCGTAGCCGCGCCCGGACAGCTTCCCGTCCGCCGCGATGGCGATGGCCGTGTCGTCCAGCAGGCTTCTCTGGTTGGTAACGACGTTGACCACTCCGTCTTTGGCGTGCAGGATTTTATAGTTTTCCAGGCCGAGGTAGGAGAACTCGTTCTGGAAGGAAACATGGCCGAAAGGATTGCCCGGCGAGGGGGCGAAATAGATCTGGATGTCGGCGTCGTCCGGTACGGGGTTGCGGCCGAACAGTGTCATCCGGTAACGGCTGTTGCGCAAATAAGCCTTGTCCTTCGCGTAAGCATCCATGACGCGGAAATATTCGCTGCTGACGTTGATCTCGCCGGTCTCCGTCCACAATTGGTCAAGCTGTACGCCAATCGGGGAATCCACGTTGGCGGCAACCTTCTTCATGGCCTGGCTGCCGCCCGCGCCGCGCAAATGGAACTGGAAATAGTCGCCATCGCCGGCGGCGGGGGCGTGGGTTAGCTTGGCAATGTCTATGAATTCGCCCTGGGCGAAAAGGGATTTGTGGGCAACGGCATTGTCTATATCGACCGTGCGCCCGTTTTCTGCGATGCCGAACCAAAGATCCGTCCCCGTTACGTTGACGACGGTTATATTGCCGTCCTCTGCGGCAGCTTTTACGTCTTTGGCGGCGATGATGTTTTTCACGTCAATGTCTTTGGGGTCTATATCCGAACTCTCGCCCAAAGCTTCCAGGGTAACGCCGCCGTTTTCCGCGTCCAAGGTCCCCGCGTGGACGAAACCGTCGTGAGCCGTCAGGACAATGTTGCCGTTTTCGGCGGTTACCGTCCCTACATCTATGTCGCCTTTGTTAGAAAGAACTCCCTTGGAAATGCTTTCCAAGGTTACGTTCTGGTAGCCTTTCAATGACGATAACTTTATGCTGCCGCTTCCCGTCTTTAAAACTATGCTTCCTGCGTAGTCACTGATTTTTCCATCCACAGCAAGGTCGTCGATATCGCCTATGCCCA
The Acidaminococcales bacterium genome window above contains:
- a CDS encoding DUF4097 domain-containing protein, which gives rise to NDGELEVTDLAAGRDVKVTHAGEEDIVIGELTAARDAAIQAANGNISVTEAKVGNDLKLATTVTGNIEVLNDFYVGHDAALTTATGDIDVLDAIAGHNLRLVTDTGDINVETIAAGNDMYINISTRGDLTAGDPTLDNPDVFFDGLLSAGWDINIDVPHGNVTVDHMYAGNNIDVSMRDGDFLSYYILVDELNLSSSITVHNAGDGKIDAEYVRVGRNATLQTIGGDIWTTDMVADNGDIDLITVTGSIHIKDQIWAGGNDYIYVGIGDIDDLAVDGKISDYAGSIVLKTGSGSIKLSSLKGYQNVTLESISKGVLSNKGDIDVGTVTAENGNIVLTAHDGFVHAGTLDAENGGVTLEALGESSDIDPKDIDVKNIIAAKDVKAAAEDGNITVVNVTGTDLWFGIAENGRTVDIDNAVAHKSLFAQGEFIDIAKLTHAPAAGDGDYFQFHLRGAGGSQAMKKVAANVDSPIGVQLDQLWTETGEINVSSEYFRVMDAYAKDKAYLRNSRYRMTLFGRNPVPDDADIQIYFAPSPGNPFGHVSFQNEFSYLGLENYKILHAKDGVVNVVTNQRSLLDDTAIAIAADGKLSGRGYAGGWLADSVHDYGRYLSLSYDSLDVLPLDGIYRGGYKLRLGNREGANVLYFDDASERQNWQILDEKRKML
- a CDS encoding BamA/TamA family outer membrane protein, with the protein product MKGQAAATLFLCCLPLAMAAAAPVPGDDTYSRPISEIDRSLPALEREQTAEELRRESRRVDREEKQKKGDAAAKAAQGQELSVFLRKVEFTASKVLTAEELAAITQKYEQKEIGAQGLYGIVEEINALYRERGYLTAMALLPQQEIKDGVVKIILLEGVVGEVELAGARSTKASYILKRVRIPKGVILDFKELDKQLQWFNGTNDVKLYIELRAGRQPGTTDFFLTAREPEKVAGIVFADNAGNKSTGEARIGLGFSDSSLTGSRDALSMAVLFSSDSYTGMANYTLPVTRRGGKVTAYYNRSKLKITEDDVNSLNIRGSSSTFGLTYTHPLIIRSRLRQELIFDAQSQSSRTSVLGVNFADSREKRLSLGMAVTRYKPGEVFYLKPSIVYGSYDNRVWQENRKVKKFALDVFWQRQTRSNVIYSARLNGQWSFDKFLPAADQFYLGGLYSVRGYEENVLSADSGLSLNIEARVPLKTPKLSALFFSDFGMVSGPNALSSKNLFSIGGGLQYEFARNGSLALTVGIPLQKKVNDVKADAMRLHFSLNYKF